From the genome of Streptomyces sp. JH34:
GCCCGGCGGCGCGGTGACTGGCCGTGACTCTAAGGGCAGGTGAGGGGGTGCGGGACGGGTCCGCTGAGGATGTGACTGTCTTGTTATGCCGTGGGGAAGGCTTGTTGGCCGCAGTGTGGAGGTGTACGGCTTTTGCCCGGCCGGTGAAGTGACCGCATGGTGAGAACCCGCAGCTCTGCTAAGGGGCTTGGGGCGATCTTGGTGCTGTCACGCGAATCGGGGCGCAAGGGGCGCGGCTGTGGTCCCGTCGGTGGTGTCGGGGCGGTGCGCGTGACGTTTTTCGTGTATTGCACACATGTTACGCAGTGTTACATGTGTGGGATGTGTGAGCGGTCTTGTGAAGGTGGTCCGGCTGCTGAAGTGGCTCATGGAAGGGGCTTGGCGGTCAGGGGTGTTGACCCTGTGTGTCCGCCAAGTCCCGTGCATTGCTTCGGATATGGGTCTGCCCGGTCCGGAATGCGGTGCGCTTTCCGGCCGGGCAGTGGGGTGTTGCGAGGGCTTGTCAGTCGGCGGCGGGGCGGGGCGCGTCGCGGAGCAGGCAGGTGAGGCGGGCGGTGCAGACCCGCTTGTCGTGCTCGTCGGTGATGACGATCTCGTACGTGGCGGTGGAGCGGCCGCGGTGGACGGGGGTCGCGGTGCCCGTGACGAGGCCGTTGCGGACGCCCCGGTGGTGGGTGCAGTTGAGGTCGACGCCGACGGCGATCTTGGTGGCGCCGCCGTGGAGCATGCTGCCGATGGAGCCGAGGGTCTCGGCGAGGACGGCGGAGGCGCCGCCGTGGAGCAGTCCGTAGGGCTGGGTGTTGCCTTCGACGGGCATGGTGCCCACGACGCGGTCGGCGGATGCTTCGACGATCGTGACGCCCATGCGCTCGCCGAGGTGTCCGGCGGAGAAGAGTGCGGGGAGGTCGACGCCGAGTGCGGCGTACTCGTCGATGATCTCCTGGGGGAACGTGGGTGCGGTGTGCTCGCCCATGGGGTCCGGCTCCGATCGTGTGCGGTCGTTCGTTGCTGTGTGCACTGTTCTTATCAGACGGCTGAGCGTCCGCTTAGTGATGTGTGACTCACGGGGTCTCGAACCGGACGACGACCGATTTGCTGGCCGGGGTGTTGCTGGTGTCCGCGGTGGCGTCCAGGGGGACGAGCACGTTGGTCTCCGGGTAGTACGCCGCGGCGCAGCCCCGTGCGGTGGGGTAGTGGACGACGCGGAAGCCGGGGGCGCGGCGTTCGACGCCGTCCTTCCACTCGCTCACGAGGTCGGTGTAGGAGCCGTCGGCGAGTCCGAGGGCCTGGGCGTCCTCGGGGTTGACCATGACGATGCGGCGGCCGCCCTTGATGCCGCGGTAGCGGTCGTCGAGGCCGTAGATCGTGGTGTTGTACTGGTCGTGGGAGCGCAGGGTCTGGAGCAGGAGCCGGCCCTCGGGGAGTTCTGGGTACTCGACCGGTGCGGCGGTGAAGTTCGCCTTGCCGGTGGCGGTGGGGAAGCGGCGTTCGTCGCGAGGGGCGTGGGGGAGGGTGAATCCGCCGGGCCTCGCGACGCGGGTGTTGAAGTCCTCGAAGCCGGGGATCACGCGGGAGACGCGGTCGCGGATCGTGCCGTAGTCCTTCTCGAAGTCCTCCCACGGGGTGGTGGAGGCGGGGCCGAGGACGGCGCGGGCGAGGCGGGCGACGATCGCGGGTTCGGAGAGCAGGTGGGGGCTCGCGGGGGTGAGGTTGCCGCGTGAGGCGTGGACCATGCCCATGGAGTCCTCGACGGTGACGAACTGTTTCCCGCCGGCCTGCACGTCCTTGTCGGTGCGGCCGAGTGTGGGCAGGATCAGGGCGCGGGTGCCGGTGACGGCGTGCGAGCGGTTGAGTTTGGTCGAGACGTGGACGGTGAGGCGTGCCCGGCGCATGGCGGCCTCGGTGACGGCGGTGTCGGGGGTGGCGCCGACGAAGTTGCCGCCCATGGCGAAGAAGACCTTGGCGTCGCCGTCGCGGAGTGCCTGGATGGACCGTACGACGTCGTAGCCGTGGTGCCGGGGCGAGGTGATGCCGAATTCCTGGTCGAGGGCGTCGAGGAAGGCGGGGGCGGGGCGTTCGAAGATGCCCATGGTGCGGTCGCCCTGGACGTTGGAGTGGCCGCGCACGGGGCAGACGCCGGCGCCGGGCCTGCCGATGTTGCCGCGCAGCAGGAGGAAGTTGACGACCTCGCGGATGGTCGGCACGGAGTGCTTGTGCTGGGTGAGGCCCATGGCCCAGCAGACGATGGTGCGTTCCGAGGCGAGGACCATCGAGAGCGCCTGCTCGATGGTGGCGCGGTCGAGGCCGGTGGCGGTGAGGGTCTCGTCCCAGTCGGCCGCGCGGGCGGCCTGGACGAACTCCTCGTAGCCGTGGGTGTGCTCGGCGACGAAGCCGGTGTCGACCGCTCCGTCGGCCTCGATGATCATTTTGTTGAGGAGGCGGAAGAGCGCCTGGTCGCCGCCGATGCGGATCTGGAGGAAGAGGTCGGTGAGGGCGGCGCCCTTCAG
Proteins encoded in this window:
- a CDS encoding FdhF/YdeP family oxidoreductase, with amino-acid sequence MATRPPTGDPVQDAPQIDPVQHAAAGLPAVAHTLRIAQQQMGVRRTAQTLLKVNQKDGFDCPGCAWPEGDRRHTAEFCENGAKAVAEEATLRRVTPDFFAAHPVADLGTRSGYWLGQQGRITQPVYLPEGADRYEAVTWERAFEIIAEEFTALSSPDEALFYTSGRTSNEAAFLLQLLAREFGTNNLPDCSNMCHESSGSALTETIGIGKGSVSLEDLHQADLIIVAGQNPGTNHPRMLSALEQAKAAGAKIISVNPLPEAGLERFKNPQTARGMLKGAALTDLFLQIRIGGDQALFRLLNKMIIEADGAVDTGFVAEHTHGYEEFVQAARAADWDETLTATGLDRATIEQALSMVLASERTIVCWAMGLTQHKHSVPTIREVVNFLLLRGNIGRPGAGVCPVRGHSNVQGDRTMGIFERPAPAFLDALDQEFGITSPRHHGYDVVRSIQALRDGDAKVFFAMGGNFVGATPDTAVTEAAMRRARLTVHVSTKLNRSHAVTGTRALILPTLGRTDKDVQAGGKQFVTVEDSMGMVHASRGNLTPASPHLLSEPAIVARLARAVLGPASTTPWEDFEKDYGTIRDRVSRVIPGFEDFNTRVARPGGFTLPHAPRDERRFPTATGKANFTAAPVEYPELPEGRLLLQTLRSHDQYNTTIYGLDDRYRGIKGGRRIVMVNPEDAQALGLADGSYTDLVSEWKDGVERRAPGFRVVHYPTARGCAAAYYPETNVLVPLDATADTSNTPASKSVVVRFETP
- a CDS encoding hotdog fold thioesterase, encoding MGEHTAPTFPQEIIDEYAALGVDLPALFSAGHLGERMGVTIVEASADRVVGTMPVEGNTQPYGLLHGGASAVLAETLGSIGSMLHGGATKIAVGVDLNCTHHRGVRNGLVTGTATPVHRGRSTATYEIVITDEHDKRVCTARLTCLLRDAPRPAAD